In the genome of Drosophila subpulchrella strain 33 F10 #4 breed RU33 chromosome 2L, RU_Dsub_v1.1 Primary Assembly, whole genome shotgun sequence, one region contains:
- the LOC119547936 gene encoding DNA polymerase epsilon subunit 3: protein MVERIEDLNLPNAVIARLIKESLPDSASVSKEARGAIARAASVFAIFVTSSSTALAHKQNHKTITAKDILQTLTELDFESFVPSLTEDLEVYRKMVKDKKESKASKKDTSSSENANASSTAVAEEANE from the coding sequence ATGGTCGAGCGCATCGAGGATCTCAATCTGCCGAACGCTGTGATTGCCCGGCTTATCAAGGAATCGCTGCCGGATTCGGCCAGCGTCAGCAAGGAGGCGCGCGGTGCGATCGCCCGGGCAGCATCTGTGTTTGCCATTTTCGTGACTTCCTCATCGACGGCTTTGGCCCACAAGCAGAACCACAAGACCATCACCGCCAAGGACATTCTGCAGACCCTCACCGAGCTGGACTTCGAGAGCTTCGTGCCCTCGCTGACGGAGGACCTGGAGGTCTACCGCAAAATGGTCAAGGATAAGAAGGAGAGCAAGGCCAGCAAGAAGGACACGAGCAGCTCGGAAAATGCCAACGCCAGCAGCACTGCCGTCGCCGAGGAAGCGAATGAGTAA